A part of Pectobacterium cacticida genomic DNA contains:
- a CDS encoding AvrE-family type 3 secretion system effector, translated as MQKIQHVQPGLSISEIAPATLAKTSLSQGSSTSASQKGAQSLIQQGLHDKNRPPELEQGSSSQVKSQAARSTTLRKLFSSEVMEKALPRPSRDSLTSGGPIQSLPRFAFTAAAESKISSNSAAPPAAKSDITLDSHGKLQFGKGLPEALTTLLQQTIGKNSQPFVAHHENKDMQQHALVDKSGRLFVIQSNEAQHIAFHSSGRSAMPTGKSGAGSVKLESTPDYISLQTKAGESTNVPLSGRMNHELLTGIHRQPDLASGAGEQLRLHDGKLFALNTEFGIWQQSSDVPHSQLSRQGDGKLYAVKDDHTLSNLSAGTESATFSGKITSFSANQNGQSAVLTEQDHLTQLHLMNALDAAPQPVELKQNNGEPVYAKAVGLTAEHLLIADNDGKLYHAPRPETGEHHVTLTPVSTPELNAVLGNDHRITGFAHDELGRPQALATDRQGQKHVASLGQNGLSPTPGWNLSDSLVVDNKLGLTTTAPVAKDTLDLGRLGKIGLQDGKVHFYNGNTQNWEASSVEASQLKRGLDNQAYTLKDGEITPLSINQKSGSFTHGDNTAFALPQVRMMPSAGAALPGIAKDDGVSAMAVLNRNKFIVVDKQGDLHFHQIKPGTDKLAAPPLALPKNGLSGEIQDITLDHQQTLFALNKDGQLFQLPKADWQNAANHDTAQWQPVKTPIEGKVNSLGTDAQHHLQVAHDDHEIHTLQGNAWKTTVPKGEAPLPAEARAAETVFGRLDVATKGAKIALTGVTVKADVQVLGKTGEESQQVKSKLSDLLRAHVVSFSMDVPRPLKTFADHVQHQINGREGLKPVYDMQTELLKKLDATTGQPQNAAMDLESKIDKLDLGEKGKPLVNLLKQFHTELESSSAKAALLIGRQQGVVNDNGVINTEGKPASVHGREKDLAPILLAAMESNPSSKTSTAGALLKAFVDSKTPIAQKPNSDGFGQHRDTSDALSLAKTRLVLDILVMGDLHKLTDRIDALSGTSPGEKELASMMKELNALRQGDYGENPVKKMTDMGFTNHKALEADYDSVKTFMKAFRKEENAVSVTSKTVMQAANQTDMIDKMKATILSLDSNESIAFNRTYGGGASMSFAVSGTPLPFPPVPGGGVSGERNYNLSFSRGENGINVAFERSGGITGKVSFSGGYDVSQYLTGKTTEQMTQGINSKHSFAPDVRASFGVSASLQMAQQNALNFTLSEEELPGFIDGLSSGTINPLALLDKGEQHSVKAGKTVSFNLDSNAALELRGGINLTGKGAEPTSATLRGSVGLTASANVLSATSSSSVAQGEKSSTYTESDNRLRFMNQAAMGANATLSAGASRTTSDGSVPFFTSASIGVNVAADSRTNQSISLGLKKAEPLEKKDIDSLTKTLSSAFSDPASQLLIDGVKKIADPDDQLAILNEHFADKTAKTDDQHQGLMSLKKLNVRQDVARRDGATLDSVKHTTSYTNLSKLTENGLFQVIGNHLFSSLPPSNADRINRLIADNPALKDIVSRLQDNDRASVTVVLELKDDVREKIEKGIKDKTHGKDDIIALFKDGSNLRLASIDVSQTVKKSEGFNTPAIIVNASSSAGVSMNKLLGSVSFSYGQDQNVPQSYKLSGEIAKASPATANALRQLQQEGLQLNS; from the coding sequence ATGCAGAAAATCCAGCATGTTCAGCCTGGTCTGTCCATTTCGGAGATTGCACCAGCTACATTAGCTAAAACATCGTTATCGCAGGGCAGTAGCACCAGTGCAAGCCAAAAAGGCGCACAATCCCTGATTCAGCAAGGCTTGCATGATAAAAATAGGCCACCCGAGCTGGAGCAGGGAAGCAGCAGCCAGGTGAAGAGTCAGGCCGCGCGTTCAACTACCTTACGCAAATTATTTTCATCGGAAGTCATGGAGAAGGCCTTACCGCGTCCATCGCGCGATTCACTGACGTCAGGCGGCCCTATCCAGAGCCTGCCGCGTTTTGCCTTCACCGCGGCGGCTGAGAGCAAAATCAGCAGTAACAGTGCTGCGCCACCTGCGGCTAAATCTGATATCACGTTGGACAGCCACGGTAAGCTTCAGTTCGGCAAAGGCTTGCCGGAGGCGCTGACCACATTGTTACAACAGACCATCGGGAAAAATAGCCAGCCGTTCGTTGCCCACCATGAAAATAAGGATATGCAGCAGCATGCGCTAGTCGATAAATCAGGGCGATTGTTCGTAATTCAAAGCAATGAAGCTCAGCATATCGCATTTCACAGCAGCGGTCGTAGCGCGATGCCGACGGGCAAATCGGGCGCAGGTAGCGTAAAGCTGGAATCCACGCCAGACTATATCTCCCTACAAACAAAAGCGGGTGAATCCACCAACGTGCCGCTATCTGGGCGCATGAACCATGAGCTCTTGACCGGTATTCATCGACAGCCTGATTTAGCTTCAGGCGCGGGCGAGCAATTGCGCCTGCATGACGGCAAACTTTTTGCGCTAAACACCGAGTTTGGTATCTGGCAGCAAAGCAGCGATGTTCCGCATAGCCAGTTATCCCGGCAGGGGGATGGGAAACTGTATGCGGTTAAAGATGATCACACGCTGAGTAATCTTTCGGCGGGAACGGAGTCAGCCACGTTCAGCGGTAAGATTACGTCGTTCTCCGCCAATCAGAATGGACAATCGGCCGTGCTGACCGAGCAGGATCACCTTACGCAACTGCATCTGATGAACGCATTGGATGCCGCGCCGCAGCCGGTGGAACTCAAGCAGAACAATGGCGAGCCGGTGTATGCGAAAGCAGTGGGGTTAACCGCAGAACATCTGCTGATTGCCGATAATGACGGCAAACTTTACCATGCACCGCGGCCTGAAACAGGTGAACACCACGTTACATTAACCCCGGTCAGTACGCCGGAATTGAATGCGGTGCTGGGCAACGACCATCGTATTACTGGATTTGCCCATGATGAACTCGGCCGTCCGCAGGCGCTCGCCACCGATCGTCAGGGACAAAAACACGTCGCTTCTTTGGGACAAAATGGGCTGTCGCCAACGCCGGGGTGGAACCTGAGCGACAGTCTGGTCGTCGATAACAAACTGGGACTGACGACAACAGCTCCCGTAGCGAAAGACACCTTAGATCTGGGACGACTAGGGAAAATCGGATTACAGGACGGCAAAGTCCATTTCTATAATGGCAATACCCAAAACTGGGAAGCGTCCAGCGTCGAAGCCAGCCAACTGAAGCGCGGGCTAGACAATCAGGCTTACACGCTGAAAGACGGTGAAATCACGCCGCTGTCCATCAATCAGAAATCCGGCTCGTTTACGCACGGCGACAACACGGCTTTTGCGCTGCCGCAGGTGCGTATGATGCCGTCTGCGGGCGCGGCGCTTCCTGGGATCGCTAAGGACGACGGTGTATCGGCGATGGCAGTGCTCAACCGCAATAAATTTATTGTCGTCGATAAACAGGGCGATCTGCATTTCCACCAGATCAAACCGGGAACGGATAAACTCGCCGCGCCACCGCTGGCGTTGCCTAAGAATGGGTTATCCGGTGAGATCCAGGACATCACGCTGGATCACCAGCAGACGCTCTTCGCCTTGAACAAAGACGGGCAGCTTTTCCAACTGCCGAAGGCCGACTGGCAAAATGCGGCTAATCATGACACTGCCCAATGGCAACCGGTGAAGACGCCGATTGAGGGGAAAGTCAATTCGCTGGGCACGGATGCGCAGCATCATTTGCAGGTGGCGCATGACGATCATGAGATCCATACCCTGCAAGGCAACGCGTGGAAAACGACTGTACCGAAAGGGGAAGCGCCATTACCCGCGGAAGCGCGTGCCGCAGAAACAGTGTTTGGTCGGCTTGATGTCGCGACAAAAGGGGCGAAGATAGCGTTGACCGGGGTCACGGTAAAAGCCGATGTACAGGTTCTGGGTAAAACCGGCGAAGAGTCACAGCAGGTGAAAAGCAAGCTGTCAGATTTGCTCAGAGCGCATGTTGTCTCGTTCTCTATGGACGTCCCCCGGCCGTTAAAAACCTTTGCTGATCATGTTCAGCACCAGATCAACGGGCGTGAAGGACTGAAGCCCGTTTACGACATGCAGACTGAGTTACTGAAAAAACTGGATGCCACGACGGGCCAGCCCCAGAACGCGGCGATGGATCTGGAAAGTAAGATAGATAAGCTGGATCTGGGCGAGAAAGGGAAACCATTGGTGAACTTGCTCAAACAGTTCCATACCGAACTGGAAAGCAGCTCGGCCAAAGCTGCCCTGCTTATTGGCAGGCAACAGGGCGTGGTGAACGATAACGGTGTCATAAACACGGAAGGCAAGCCTGCCAGCGTGCACGGCAGAGAAAAAGATCTGGCCCCGATACTGCTGGCGGCAATGGAAAGTAACCCTTCATCGAAAACGAGTACGGCTGGCGCGCTGCTCAAAGCCTTTGTAGACAGCAAAACGCCGATCGCTCAAAAGCCGAATAGCGACGGGTTTGGACAGCATCGGGATACCAGTGACGCCTTGTCGCTGGCGAAAACGCGGCTAGTGCTGGATATCTTAGTGATGGGGGATTTGCACAAGCTGACCGATCGCATTGATGCATTATCCGGCACATCGCCAGGTGAAAAAGAACTGGCCTCGATGATGAAAGAGCTTAACGCACTGCGTCAGGGGGACTACGGCGAAAACCCAGTGAAGAAGATGACTGACATGGGCTTCACCAACCATAAGGCGCTGGAAGCGGATTATGATTCGGTGAAAACCTTTATGAAGGCGTTTAGGAAAGAAGAGAATGCCGTCAGCGTAACGTCGAAAACCGTGATGCAGGCGGCCAACCAGACGGACATGATTGATAAAATGAAGGCGACCATCCTGTCATTGGATAGCAACGAAAGCATCGCCTTTAATCGAACCTATGGCGGCGGAGCATCCATGTCGTTTGCGGTCAGCGGTACGCCATTACCTTTTCCTCCGGTGCCGGGCGGCGGTGTCAGCGGGGAACGGAATTACAATCTGAGTTTTTCTCGCGGTGAAAACGGCATCAATGTCGCCTTCGAGCGCTCAGGTGGCATCACCGGTAAAGTGAGCTTCTCCGGTGGGTATGACGTCAGCCAGTATCTGACAGGGAAAACCACGGAACAGATGACGCAGGGTATTAATAGCAAACACAGCTTTGCACCGGATGTTCGCGCCTCATTCGGCGTATCCGCCAGCCTGCAAATGGCGCAGCAAAACGCCCTGAATTTCACCCTTAGCGAAGAAGAACTGCCAGGTTTTATTGACGGCCTGTCGAGCGGCACGATCAACCCGCTGGCCTTGCTGGATAAAGGGGAGCAGCACAGCGTGAAGGCCGGTAAAACGGTTAGCTTCAATCTGGATAGCAACGCGGCGCTGGAGCTACGCGGCGGTATAAACCTGACGGGAAAAGGTGCAGAGCCAACCAGCGCCACGCTGCGCGGATCCGTTGGCTTGACGGCTAGCGCCAATGTGCTGTCAGCCACCAGTTCGTCCAGCGTTGCACAAGGTGAAAAATCCTCAACCTACACGGAATCCGACAATCGCCTGCGTTTCATGAATCAGGCCGCGATGGGGGCAAACGCGACCCTGAGCGCCGGTGCTTCCAGAACGACGTCGGATGGCTCTGTCCCGTTCTTCACCTCGGCCAGCATCGGGGTGAATGTGGCGGCAGACTCACGCACTAACCAGTCGATCAGCCTGGGCTTGAAGAAAGCCGAACCGCTGGAAAAAAAGGACATCGATTCCCTGACCAAAACGCTGAGCTCCGCGTTCAGCGATCCGGCCAGCCAGCTTTTGATTGACGGTGTGAAAAAAATAGCGGATCCGGACGATCAATTAGCCATCCTGAATGAGCACTTTGCGGATAAAACGGCAAAAACTGACGATCAGCATCAGGGATTGATGAGCCTGAAAAAGCTGAACGTGCGGCAGGATGTTGCGCGACGCGACGGCGCCACACTGGACAGCGTTAAACACACGACATCCTACACCAATCTCAGCAAATTGACGGAAAACGGGCTGTTCCAGGTCATCGGCAATCATTTGTTTTCTTCGCTGCCGCCGAGCAATGCCGATCGCATTAATCGACTGATTGCGGACAATCCCGCACTGAAGGATATCGTGAGCCGCTTGCAGGATAACGACAGAGCGTCGGTGACGGTTGTTCTGGAGCTGAAAGACGATGTGCGGGAGAAGATTGAGAAGGGCATTAAGGACAAAACACACGGTAAAGATGACATCATCGCGCTGTTTAAAGACGGCAGTAATTTACGTCTCGCCAGCATTGATGTCTCGCAGACGGTAAAGAAGAGCGAAGGGTTCAATACCCCAGCGATCATCGTTAACGCCTCAAGCAGCGCGGGCGTCAGCATGAATAAACTGCTCGGTAGCGTCAGCTTCAGTTACGGGCAGGATCAAAACGTACCGCAAAGCTACAAACTGAGCGGCGAAATAGCTAAAGCCAGTCCGGCTACCGCCAACGCTTTGCGGCAGTTACAGCAGGAAGGCTTGCAACTTAACAGCTGA
- a CDS encoding type III secretion system chaperone has translation MTPTQQHITRLLRHYGSLSRSQLSLQDGICALRESDGQEAVVLEVPASSSVLLLHSDVIRFQGDVSAAVYQLMLMLNFEMAAMKGCWLALDENSTLRLCTQHTAESLDESGFTALLPAFISQAKETRLLIRGLLPRLTAA, from the coding sequence ATGACCCCCACACAACAGCATATTACTCGCCTATTGCGCCATTACGGTTCGCTCAGTCGTAGTCAACTGAGTTTGCAGGACGGCATCTGTGCGCTACGCGAATCTGACGGACAGGAAGCGGTGGTGTTAGAGGTCCCCGCCAGCAGCAGCGTGCTGCTGTTACACAGCGATGTGATACGATTTCAGGGGGACGTTAGCGCGGCGGTTTACCAACTCATGCTGATGCTCAACTTTGAAATGGCGGCGATGAAAGGCTGCTGGCTGGCGCTGGATGAGAATTCAACGCTGCGTTTGTGCACTCAGCACACCGCAGAATCGCTTGATGAATCCGGCTTTACCGCGCTGCTGCCCGCGTTTATCAGTCAGGCAAAAGAAACCCGACTGCTGATTCGCGGCTTGTTACCACGACTCACGGCGGCATAA
- a CDS encoding GntR family transcriptional regulator: MNYPIGQINHSYLGSSVYTMLREALITGQFKPDDRLRIRELAAQVGTSVTPVRDAILQLAKEQALVLKTPRDIRVPQLTEAQFIEIRTLRLSLEGTGAEQAAENITPKMLEQIEENIRQNRLAIDEKNLREALRLNSEFHLFLAQAARMPLLTQFIGSLWMRTGPLIAQAYAHFSEQMAIEHHEDVLAALQQHDTRAARQAIQADILDGSTTMLDFIAIEQ; this comes from the coding sequence GTGAATTATCCAATTGGGCAAATCAACCACAGTTATCTGGGTTCCAGCGTTTACACGATGCTGCGCGAGGCATTAATTACCGGTCAATTCAAACCGGACGATCGCCTGAGAATACGCGAGCTTGCCGCTCAGGTAGGCACCAGCGTCACCCCAGTGCGGGATGCGATCCTGCAACTGGCGAAGGAACAGGCGCTGGTGCTCAAAACGCCGCGTGATATCCGCGTTCCCCAGTTGACCGAAGCGCAATTTATCGAGATTCGCACATTACGGTTGTCGCTGGAAGGCACGGGAGCCGAGCAGGCTGCTGAAAACATTACGCCGAAGATGCTGGAGCAGATTGAAGAGAATATTCGCCAGAATCGTCTGGCGATTGACGAGAAAAATCTACGCGAAGCGCTGCGGTTAAATAGCGAGTTTCACCTGTTTCTGGCGCAGGCCGCGCGTATGCCGCTGTTGACGCAGTTTATCGGCAGCTTGTGGATGCGCACCGGCCCGCTGATTGCACAGGCCTATGCGCATTTTTCCGAGCAGATGGCGATCGAACATCATGAAGATGTCCTCGCGGCGCTACAACAGCACGATACCCGTGCCGCTCGACAGGCCATTCAAGCCGATATTCTGGACGGAAGTACAACGATGCTGGACTTTATTGCGATAGAACAATAG
- the sctC gene encoding type III secretion system outer membrane ring subunit SctC, which translates to MRKGLMHHRSYRILLAVYRWFCWAVLLMGIIPMNGVISLAHAATPADWNKGAYAYSAEQTPLSTILTDFANSHGVDLVLGNIADNDVTAKIRAETPVLFLDRLALEHRFQWFVYNNTLYVSPQDEQASVRLEISPDAAPDIKQALSGIGLLDARFGWGELPEEGVVLVTGPQAYIDLIRNFSQQREKQDERRKVMIFPLRYASVSDRTLQYRDQKVTIPGVATILNELMDGQRVAPAGASGPMPVQPDAGMEAMRDSTRSLMTRLATRNNPGHRGDTSNRETLSGKISADVRNNALLIRDDEKRRAEYQQLVDQIDVPQNLVNIDAIILDVDRTALSRLEANWQAQLGNVSAGSTMMMGRSTLFVSDFKRFFADIQALEGEGTASIVANPSVLTLENQPAIVDFSRTAFITATGERVADIQPVTAGTSLQVTPRVIGEGAQRSIQLVIDIEDGQVETGREGEASGVKRGTVSTQALIGENRALVLGGFHVEESGDRDRRIPILGDIPLLGKLFTSTRHEVSRRERLFILTPHLVGDQTDPTRYVSPANRQQLNGAMNRVAQRNGKTDLYSLIEGAFRDLASRELPAGFKTVSNGARLSEVCRSQSGLIYDSARYQWYDNGQVRLSVGVVRNGGTQPQRFDEAACASSRTLAVAAWPKTTLAPGESSEVFLALQPALASQTARRHVLTSR; encoded by the coding sequence ATGCGTAAGGGATTGATGCATCATCGCTCATATCGCATTTTGCTGGCGGTCTATCGCTGGTTTTGCTGGGCGGTGCTGCTAATGGGGATTATCCCTATGAATGGGGTAATTTCGCTGGCGCACGCCGCCACGCCAGCCGACTGGAACAAGGGGGCGTACGCCTATTCTGCCGAACAAACACCGCTGTCTACGATTCTGACGGATTTTGCCAACAGTCACGGCGTAGATTTGGTGCTGGGCAACATTGCTGACAATGACGTCACGGCGAAAATTCGGGCGGAGACCCCCGTGCTGTTTCTCGACAGGCTGGCGTTGGAGCACCGTTTCCAGTGGTTTGTGTATAACAACACATTGTACGTCAGCCCGCAGGACGAACAGGCATCGGTGCGTCTGGAGATTTCCCCGGATGCCGCGCCTGATATTAAACAGGCGCTCAGTGGTATCGGATTGCTCGATGCGCGCTTCGGCTGGGGGGAGTTACCGGAAGAAGGCGTGGTGCTGGTCACCGGCCCGCAGGCGTATATCGATCTGATCCGTAATTTCAGCCAGCAGCGGGAAAAACAGGACGAACGGCGTAAGGTCATGATTTTCCCTTTGCGCTATGCCTCGGTATCCGACCGGACGCTGCAATATCGCGATCAGAAGGTCACCATTCCCGGCGTTGCGACCATTCTTAATGAGTTGATGGATGGTCAGCGTGTGGCACCGGCGGGCGCATCGGGACCGATGCCTGTGCAACCGGATGCGGGGATGGAAGCGATGCGGGACAGTACGCGTTCGCTGATGACCCGGCTGGCAACTCGTAATAATCCGGGTCACCGTGGGGATACATCGAACCGCGAGACGCTAAGCGGCAAGATTTCTGCCGATGTACGCAATAACGCGTTGTTGATTCGGGATGATGAAAAACGTCGGGCGGAGTATCAGCAGCTCGTCGACCAAATCGATGTGCCGCAAAATCTGGTCAACATTGATGCCATTATTCTGGATGTGGACCGTACCGCTCTGTCACGGCTGGAAGCGAATTGGCAGGCGCAGCTCGGCAATGTAAGCGCGGGCAGCACCATGATGATGGGGCGAAGCACCCTGTTTGTCAGCGATTTCAAACGTTTCTTCGCCGATATTCAGGCGCTGGAAGGGGAAGGAACGGCCTCCATTGTCGCGAATCCTTCCGTACTGACGTTGGAAAATCAGCCCGCGATTGTCGATTTCAGCCGGACGGCGTTTATCACTGCGACGGGCGAACGTGTTGCAGACATTCAACCGGTGACTGCGGGTACTAGCCTGCAGGTGACGCCGCGTGTGATCGGCGAAGGCGCACAGCGCAGCATCCAGTTAGTTATCGATATCGAAGATGGTCAGGTTGAGACGGGGCGCGAAGGTGAAGCGTCGGGCGTGAAACGGGGCACTGTCAGCACGCAGGCACTGATTGGTGAGAACCGTGCCCTGGTGTTGGGTGGTTTCCACGTCGAGGAGAGCGGCGATCGCGATCGGCGCATTCCGATCCTTGGGGATATTCCGCTGTTGGGGAAACTGTTTACCTCGACGCGTCACGAAGTCTCTCGCCGTGAACGCCTGTTCATCCTGACGCCGCACCTTGTCGGCGATCAAACCGATCCCACTCGCTATGTTTCCCCCGCCAATCGCCAGCAGTTGAACGGTGCGATGAATCGCGTCGCGCAGCGCAACGGTAAAACGGATCTCTATAGCCTGATTGAAGGCGCCTTTCGCGATCTGGCCAGCCGTGAGCTTCCCGCCGGATTTAAGACTGTCAGCAACGGTGCGCGATTGAGCGAGGTGTGTCGCTCACAATCAGGCTTGATCTACGACAGCGCTCGCTATCAGTGGTACGACAACGGTCAGGTGCGCCTGAGCGTCGGCGTTGTGCGCAATGGCGGAACGCAGCCGCAGCGTTTTGATGAAGCCGCCTGTGCCAGTAGCCGTACGCTTGCGGTAGCCGCATGGCCCAAAACAACGCTGGCGCCGGGGGAATCCAGCGAGGTGTTTCTGGCGTTGCAACCTGCGCTAGCGTCTCAGACCGCCCGGCGTCATGTGCTGACATCCCGATAA
- the hrpT gene encoding HrpT family type III secretion system protein — MNYKALSIALIALLLSACNAPRQVANCASVTCRPQPETRQLIIWWQPDLRSGPADYSRVSVDE; from the coding sequence ATGAACTACAAAGCACTGTCTATCGCGCTGATAGCACTCCTGCTGAGCGCCTGTAATGCACCGCGGCAGGTAGCCAACTGTGCCTCGGTCACTTGTCGTCCGCAGCCGGAAACGCGGCAGCTCATCATCTGGTGGCAGCCCGATCTGCGGAGCGGCCCGGCAGATTACAGCAGGGTTAGCGTGGATGAGTGA
- a CDS encoding type III secretion protein has product MSEVAAVFDNRHDFLMALKTTPTACWVVQPGVTLWFTAVPARPVALVLALAPTHHYPGMLRQILQRRFLDADALPACSLSLDEQQHLCLRRTLSTLNESFTAIDELWRLAGLPPR; this is encoded by the coding sequence ATGAGTGAGGTAGCGGCGGTATTCGACAATCGGCATGATTTTCTTATGGCGCTGAAAACCACACCGACGGCCTGCTGGGTCGTACAGCCGGGCGTCACACTGTGGTTTACGGCGGTCCCCGCGCGGCCGGTCGCGCTCGTCTTAGCGTTGGCGCCGACCCACCATTATCCCGGTATGTTGCGGCAAATATTACAACGTCGTTTTCTGGACGCTGATGCGCTGCCAGCCTGTAGCCTGAGTCTGGATGAACAGCAACATCTGTGCTTACGCCGCACGTTATCCACATTAAATGAGTCGTTCACGGCGATCGATGAACTGTGGCGTCTGGCGGGTCTGCCGCCACGATGA
- a CDS encoding type III secretion protein HrpN — translation MLNSLGGGTSLQITIKAGGNSDLFQSQSSRQGGSSSQSASGGQRSNIAEQLSDIMTTMMFMGSLMGSGLVGGFGGLGSSLGGLGGGLLGGGLGGGLGSSLGSALGSGLGGALGAGMNAMNPSAMMGSLLFSALEDLLGGGMSQQQGGLFGNKQPASSEISAYTQGVNDALSAILGNGLSQAKGQTSPLQLGNNGLQGLSGAGAFNQLGSTLGMSVGQKAGLQELNNISTHNDSPTRYFVDKEDRAMAKEIGQFMDQYPEVFGKPEYQKDNWQTAKQDDKSWAKALSKPDDDGMTKGSMDKFMKAVGMIKSAVAGDTGNTNLNARGNGGASLGIDAAMIGDRIVNMGLQKLAS, via the coding sequence ATGCTTAATTCTCTTGGTGGCGGAACCTCTCTACAAATCACGATCAAGGCGGGTGGTAACAGCGATTTATTTCAATCTCAGTCTTCACGACAGGGCGGTTCGTCGTCGCAGTCGGCGTCTGGTGGCCAGCGCAGCAACATCGCAGAGCAGCTGTCCGATATTATGACAACCATGATGTTCATGGGCAGCCTGATGGGTAGCGGCCTAGTCGGTGGGTTCGGCGGTTTGGGCAGCAGCTTGGGTGGATTAGGTGGCGGTTTGTTGGGCGGAGGACTGGGTGGCGGTCTTGGCAGCAGCCTCGGTAGCGCACTGGGCAGTGGCTTGGGCGGGGCGCTGGGTGCTGGTATGAATGCCATGAATCCATCGGCCATGATGGGCAGCCTGTTGTTTAGCGCTCTGGAAGATCTGCTGGGCGGCGGCATGTCGCAACAACAGGGTGGACTTTTCGGCAACAAGCAGCCAGCGTCATCGGAAATTTCTGCCTATACCCAAGGCGTTAACGATGCGCTGTCCGCCATTCTGGGCAACGGCCTGAGTCAGGCGAAAGGGCAAACTTCACCGCTGCAACTGGGTAACAACGGTTTGCAGGGTTTGAGTGGCGCTGGCGCTTTCAATCAACTGGGCAGCACACTGGGAATGAGCGTTGGGCAAAAGGCCGGTTTGCAGGAGTTGAACAACATCAGCACACACAATGACAGCCCGACTCGTTACTTCGTGGATAAAGAAGATCGGGCGATGGCGAAAGAAATTGGTCAGTTTATGGATCAATATCCTGAAGTCTTCGGCAAGCCGGAATATCAGAAAGATAACTGGCAGACGGCGAAGCAGGATGACAAATCCTGGGCGAAAGCGCTGAGCAAACCGGATGACGACGGCATGACCAAAGGCAGCATGGATAAATTCATGAAGGCTGTGGGTATGATCAAGAGTGCGGTCGCAGGTGATACCGGCAATACCAACCTGAATGCGCGCGGCAATGGTGGCGCCTCTCTGGGTATTGATGCAGCCATGATTGGTGACCGCATCGTCAATATGGGGCTGCAAAAGCTCGCCAGCTAA